The Helianthus annuus cultivar XRQ/B chromosome 11, HanXRQr2.0-SUNRISE, whole genome shotgun sequence region CTTGTTCAGACTATCAATCGTCTTGTTCAGTACATCAtacgactctttcacatacttcacatcaaacaATAGTTTTTCTCTCAGCTCTTCTAGTTCACGAcacttcttgtctttctccttACAATCTTTGCAAGACTCCAAACATTTctgacaaggttttgtgacttcaacaatcttttcaacctcgatAATCTTCTCTACTtcgacaattttttcaacttcaactattttttcaactattttccccacttcaacaattttctcaactacCTTTTCAATCACCTTTTCAGTTATCGGTTCTTTATCAAATTCTATTTTTACTTCGCAATCTGCATCTTCAATCTTCTCTGTTGAATTTTCTTCAATTTTTTCTTCTTCAGTTTCCAATGTTGTCTTTTCTTTAGCAATCCTTCTTGCTTCCAACTCTCTCTTTAATCTGGCAGCCTTTTTCTCATTGAACATCTCGATCTTATCTgcaaaaaaacaaattaaaactataagTATCTAGACCTTTTCTAGCTTTATTGATATACTCTTCTTCGTCATCGGTGTCTGCATCACATCCTAATTCCTTAAAAATAGGTGTTCTTTTCGGCTTAAATTTGACTTCTTCTTCTTCCAAGATTCGAGCAACAAGTCCTGAATCAGCCGGAATGTAtctgtcccagctaaatccctctgccACTTTTTCATCGTCTTGATTCACAAGAAAGGCTTTCTTCTTTCCGTCTTCAATAGCACgggatgatgacggttgttgagcaatttgatgaaaaattgatttttgataataatcGTTCTTTCCAAACGGATCTTGTCTTCCGGTTGCTTCTTTATttttacattcccgtttaaaatGCCCCTTTTCTCTGCAACGAAAGCAAGTAacttttgatttgtcaaaccCTATCGGAGATGCAGCAAtttcacgaaaatcatctctccCGGTGATTTGTGTGAATTTTTCTTCTCTTCTTACAGCActggctaaacaccacttgatgtccatcaactcaagttcctcagaatcaatctggtcataatcctcttttgtgagcattaGATTTCCAATTCTTACAGCAACTAAGCTTTCATAAGACTCTAACATAGtaacaagagatgccatgtgttgcttagcaatTTCTGGAGAAAGATTTTGATCATTTTGTAaattcaatgtaacattgcattgcaGATTTGTTGAATTCTGTCGTTGAGGACTTGGTGTTGTGAAATTCGGATCAAAAgttgaatacgatgacgaatatCCACCACTCTGAGTTACTGTGCTACCACTTGTTCCAGAAGAACtatcagcactgaaagcagtcttAATCTTTGGACTTGAAGTAGTCTCAAATTTGCTTCCTCTATAGTACAGAAtaacatcttgttgagcatttggattattcatgatagcagtttcctgaatatccaattcatgttcttcaatcttctgaatgaACTTCGCCAAATTCATACTTTCAGATTTTCTCATATGTTTCAAAATCTacaaatatgttccccatttaTTCTGAGGTAGTGCATCAGCaagtttatcaacccattcatcgtcatctttcttgatttccaatcttcccatttcccgaacaagatgacaatatctatcaattgttgtttttgttgattcaccttcaaaagctacaaacatatcaaatgatttctttagtaatgcacgtttgtttttttatcatatcagcgCTTCCCTTAAACTTGTTATTCAACGCCAACCAATTGACCTAGCAGTTTCTTCATGTTGAAGTAACacgaaaatatcttcttttacagATTGTTGgagaagactaatcatcattttctcactagtGTATTTTAAATTCTCATCTGCTGAATAATCACTAAGAGCTTTTTCAATCCCACGTTCATTTTTCGGTTTAACATAGTCTACATCCAACGAGcaccatgcatcaaacttataggcctgcacccagttttcaaaccaaTTTTGCCACCCTTTAAAATCCTCGGTGTACATAAGCTTTGGAGGCTTTTGAGACGTTCCTGTTTCATTTTCAGTTTCAATTGTTTCTGTAGCTGTGATAGAGGCAGCTGGAGTAGTAGCAAAAGCATTGTAAAActcctcttccatgtttcgatAACTTATTTCACAAGTTCACAAAAATTCAAGCATTACACGAAATgagatttcaaacgaaatggatcaCTTTGATGCGAAATGATTCAAACGAAATGAACTTTTGGTGCGAAATGAACTTctgtttcgtgcgaaatggagcTTAGAGTCAATTCGTACGGAATGAATGTCTACTGaatcatttcgtgcgaaatggaaatTCTTTTCAAGCTGAATAACACCTCTCAAGTGAAATGGGTCCTTTAAGCGAAATGAAAAATCATTCCGTGTGAAATGATGTTTCAAAGGTCCGATTCGTGCGAAATGGTATTAATCCTGTCCAAACCATGCGTCACACTTCCGAGAatgttttcaagcgaaatgaacAAATTTAACAAGTTTTAGATCGATTTAAAGttcaattctttcaaggattcattaaaactGTGTTTCGCACGTTATGTgagaaattcaatccattttaaccgtaaaaacttgttaattttgaaaaagaaggtgtagaagatagaaatTTTGGTGAAATCAGGCTgatttggcaagaactcttcctcctgagctctgataccacttgtaggatcatttgCACGACcaaaatgagtcgttcagaagcgTTCTagtcaatatgaaaggcggaattAGACATATTGACTTCGAATACTTGATTTACGCACAGAATCACTTTtaatgtcttgtatattgatttgacaacgattTATAGTCAGAAGACacctcggcagcacttcggtaccggaatcagaaTCATTCCAAATGACTTGGCAGCTCGGGTATTTATAGACTaggcatttcgtacgaaatgggcagatgccatttcgtgcgaaatggacaaagtccatttcgtgcgaaatggatccttccatttcgtgcgaaatgattcAACCACACTCAAACCCTATCAACTAGCCTACCGAGCTCCATTCTATCcaatctagacataagactcgatacaagacgaagtcgacagacatatgcaccaacaaatttCCAATTCGAATtatagtggaccctcgtcaaagtgttgaaattattttgaccgacgagtaccaaccacccTTAGGGTatgaaatcgtcaagttaggggtgaaacccgcatcttgtcgattaagtcccattcctcgattttcaatccCGCCCAAGTTTCGATTGTTTTAATCGATtagggacgtgtagtaactgaaagggtaagataccgttaatcgcttctcgccGAGAGTATCTTACCTATTGGCCAAAGCACGTTTTCCCTaattcgaaaggactttcgattcactttggaatagtcgacgtttctaaacccgaaacaatccaatgttttattgagcctctcttttatattaattcaatttatatgtgattttatacttgttaCCTCATTCATTTCAAAACCGATACACAATTCGCACGTCTCTcgcaataaaaaaaataattctcgtaaacaaactaaatttatactctTTTAAGCATTCATACGTGATTATGCTTGTTGAATACATGCAATCTATGTGAATTATATGTGCTACATGATACTTACATGCTTATACAtgcaaaactttattttaaattatgatcaagtctcatcctttccctCTCTTTCGATTATTTAGATGTCGTCAAACGATGCGTCCAAGAAGACCAAGAAGGGTTCCAACTCCAACACGATGTCCAAGAAGGACTGTATGAAGTTTATGGCCAAGCAAATGGCTAAGATCATACCAGACATCGTCAGCAAGATCCAAACCATGGAAGAAAATGCttcaatctaagtaccgctttccatccccaaaccgacggtcagactgaacgcACGATTTGCACCCTttaagacatgcttcgctcgtgtgtcatagatttcggtggtaattgggacgcgcacttacctttggtcgaattctcgtacaatagcAGTTATCATTCttgcattcaaatggcaccatttgaggcattgtgtggaagaaaatgtcgatcgcctattgtatggcacgagatcggggatgcgcaaattaccggtcctgagttattgcaagaaacgactgacaagatcctccagatACGAGACAATCTGTtaaaagctcggagtcgtcaaaagagttacaccgatagacgccgcaagccccttgaatttgacgttggcgatcacgtactcctagaggtttcaccttggaagggagtgatcagattcggcaagaatgGAAAGCTCAcgcccgatatgttggaccctttaaaattctggaaagaattggcaaggtggcctacagactcaaactaccagaggaacttagcaacgtccacccgactttccatgtttcgaacctcaaaaagtgtctagccgagCAGAATTTACATGTACCACTTGAGGATCTATAAGTGGAcaaaacattacacttcgtggaaaagccagtcgagatcatggatcgagaaaccaagaagctccgatgctcacgcattcccatagtgaaggttcgctgggaaggcaaacacGATgccgagttcacctgggaactcgaaagtgacatgaaggctaagCATCCACAGCTATTCGTTACGCCTGCGCcttaatttcgggatgaaattccctaaagtaggggaggctgtaacaacccgactttttttgaagtcaaagtacaagtcaaagtcaaagtcaaagtcaaaggaagaaaagattgctaatcagATTTGtcattccttgcttaattattacGTGTGTCGGAGAAATGTACTCTCCGAATCGTTAATAAATGTATGCGAGTTAACGCTTTATTTGTTTACGATTTGTAATAGGTGTTGCCGTgtagtaacaatgcgataaacgcaGTTAAACGCTAATCTACTCAACGCTATCCcatcgctatcgcatcgcaactcgaatCGCATTTATTGGATAGCGTTGAGTAGAATAGCGTTTAACtgcgtttatcgcattgttatTACACGGCAACACCTATTACAAATCGTAAACAAATAAAGCcttaatttcgggacaaaattccctaaagtaggggaggctgttcaagagtgatgtcatcacGGGTTTGTATGAACTTCGGAGAATGACTTCATTCCAGCAAGAACGGTCCGAACTAACAGATTTCCACATGATTTTTACACAAATTTTACTAAATCTGAGCATAATCAAAGTATTTCAAACTTTCCTTCAAACATTCTTCACTTTAGCTCAAAACTGATAGAACCGGAGTTCGTTCAGGCGTTCTATTCATTCTCTAGTGAAGTGCCGGTTTGAGAATGGATTACTATCGGGGAGACAACTGATTCACAGGTTGAACATGAAACACCGTCATGAACAGCTAGTTCagatcgaatggggtgattcccgtCCGACCGAATGAGTTGGACCTGATGAGGTTTCCGTTGTTttacacgttgtcataccgtctcggttCAACCGCAAACTTTCTAAACTTAACTGATTTTACAAGTTCTCAAAACGAACAGGTTGCCGAATgaattgccgtccgatcggatcaccatccgatcgaacgacgattcgaccaggtgacttgtgattttcaacacttaaacattttGCAAAAACTTCAAGGAATATCAGCTCCCAaacgaatagtcatccgatcgggcgaccatccgatcgaatgactatccgGACGGAGGTGTAATTCTTTGTAATTACCACGCAAGCGAAACACCAtctgatcgaacgaccatccgtccagatgaccatccgaccggatggctgGACATGTAAtgatacttttcatcttttaaaatgctacaatgaaaacttcaaagttccaacaatacacaaacacatccttcccaaacgaaTGCCCctccgaccgaatggtcatccgtccggatgaccatccgtccgatCGGTCATCCGACCGAACCACCATCCGTCCCTTATCTCAGTCGACATTGTTTAACGCACTGTTCAACGCTCATACTGTCGTACTATGATTAGGCTTATCTCTCCAGCTCTCCCTTTAACCCAAGACTATGTTTATTCACtaaacacgatctgtgagtatactcgatccctttttgcttaccacacttttgggtgttacatacgttacttatatcaaaatcACATCGACACACAACACCACTACTTTTGTACGTTAACcgctctgcatgttatacgtgttattcgatgaatgcttgtatgttatgtttacacagtgattgttgcctgacaccttagcaacgatagtgctatagtttggactcagcacctgtcgtggacaggggttgttaagggttttccTTCACGTGTCACAATGGTGATATGTGtagcgcattctacaactcgcagtcacgtctgtgcatatttcattgtcgataacttacatgcttcacatttctacgtgttacatgctggttatgcgtaaatcgctttcgctactattatactattaaaatTGTATGCTCACATTTACACTATGTGTGTTGAcctattttaatgtatgtgacatgTGTTTAGGATGCTGCGATATGCTTTGCTTCTGTGGAATCGAGCtaggggagtctagaaacaaactaaataatttgtgagttgtcgaaacaatatttgtctttgagaacaactatgtctgtaataactgtttttatttgatatgttatggtatgggacgtaacgttaaatatctggtaattatagttgttatggaatcttttggacaatcagtttcgctcagtgcctcaccccgatgtttccgccatcggttggggtgtgacaacccaCCCTCAAACCACCCAGACACCACCCTCCGACATCCCTGACACCTCCCTCAAACCACCGCGACATCCCCAACGATCTTGGAAGCAGAGGACGAGGCCTCATCATCGTCATCTAAAGAAGAAAAAAACCCCCGGTTTCAAACCCACAAATAAAAAACCCCCAATTTCAAAACTCTAATTCAAACCCACCTAAGTTATCATCCGAATCAGACTCAAAATCAGATTCTGCCAGACGAAAATTTAAACCCACCTCAGTTATGTTCGTATATCGGGACGACGTTCCAGACTTCAGCTTCGCCGGAATCGCCTTCATGTCGCCATGAACTTCGAACTTTTCGAAGTAGATCAGCGCGTGCATCTTCTGTTGGAACCTGATATTTTCTTTCCCTCATGTCACAACGTTACTTCCTTTACTGTTCATGGTTTCTCTTGTGTTCAACCGACTATGACGACTACGAATCAGGAACGACGATGACGGCAGTAAGTGGTGACATTCTGATGGTACTGTTATGGCCCTGTACATATGAGAAACTCATATCTCTTTATAGCAATCCATCACGAAAGAAATTGCCCATGTGGTAATTTTAACTTTTGGTAGCATGATTAGGTTGTAGATTTCATCTTCTGTTGGAAATATGAGATAATTTTCTAGAATCAGTTTTTTAAAGTTCTGTTGTTttaagggcattatagtcattttacaccaacttaactgagaaaactaacccgcatccacgccagggactatccgggaacaaaaactgaaaagttggggactatagtggtaattttagaaagttagagactaaaggtgaaaaagaccaaaccacagggactatccgggcatttaactcttattttaatgaaactatgttttttttattttgttttaaataaaatatataaataaaaaaataattaggtaatgacgATGGGGGCTTTAAACTATCATGTGCAAGTTAAATGAAAAAACTTTAAAGCCCCCTATGTGACATAGCGTTAACATGACACTGAGATAGCGTGATAAAGCCTCTAAAAGCTTTACGTTGTAGCCTTACCCAACATTTTAATTCCATTAACTCTTTTTTTATCCACTAACTTTTAACAAATCATATTTTAACAACACATAAACCATATAATCATTTCATTAATTAATTTCCAAAGAAGCCATAATTTGAAAACCACCAGTGATGTATACCATGGATAAAaacaaaatgaaatgaaatgaaatgatgaATCAAAAGACCAAACAAACGGAAAACCAGCAGAGCACGCAACAACCCCCTTGAAATTCTTCATCCTCTCCTCTAAATTTCATCAATCTCTTCATCAATTAatctctcatatatatatatatatatatatacaacaaGGAACCTGCAAATATGATGAAAATCGAGAATATGATGGAGAAGAAGGTGCTGGAAGATATTATTCGAAGACTTTTGGAAGGAAAAGGCGGGAAACAAGTGCAGTTATCGGAGTCAGAGATTCGTCAGTTATGCATCAACGCCAGACAGATCTTCCTTTCGCAGCCTATTCTTCTTCATCTTCGTGCTCCTATCAGGATTTGTGGTATTTTCTTTCTATCATATTATATGATCGCTTATGTCTAATTGTGAGTTCTAATCATCTGATTGTGGCCTACGTTTGCCCTAGCTAGGTATTGAGAAGTTGTTGCGATTAGAATTCTTTTTCTAGGGCTTGTTTTGTGCTTATTGTAGGAGGATATGATGACCAGGATTTTTATTTTTCAGATTATGTTGAGTTTTGATGAATTCTTCACGATTGgtgttttgttttgatttttcaaGGATTACGTATGCTTTTCTTTTGTGCTTGATATGTTTTGTGGTTTTGCAATCAAGGGAAATGCTGAGAGTTTTCTTGGCATTTATTGGTGTGATTTTAATTTGCGATTCTTGTATTTGTTTTGGGGTTATGTTGATGGATTATTCACGATTGCTGTTGTTGTCGCTTTGGTTTTCAGTTATTTTCTTGCCCTTTTGATGTTATTTAGTTAATTTGCAATTATGTATGGTTACCTTTTGTGAGTAGGTGATATACATGGACAATACCAAGATCTATTGAGGCTTTTTGAATACGGTGGCTATCCTCCCTCTGCAAACTACCTCTTTCTTGGCGATTATGTTGATCGAGGCAAGCACAGTTTGGAGACGATATGTTTATTGCTTGCGTACAAGATACGCTATCCTGATAAAGTGTTCCTCTTAAGAGGAAACCATGAAGACCCCAAAATCAATCGCGTGTATGGATTCTATGATGAATGTAAAAGGAGATTTAATGTGCGTCTTTGGAAGATATTCACTGAATGCTTTAACTGTTTGCCTATTGCTGCATTAGTTGATGAAAAGATCCTTTGCATGCATGGTGGACTTTCACCTGAGCTTGAGAATTTAagtcaaattgaggaaattgaaAGGCCTACAGAAATCCCAGATAATGGACTTTTGTGTGATTTACTGTGGTCTGATCCTACTCAAACAGAGGGCTGGTCAGACAGTGATCGAGGTGTTTCATGTACTTTTGGAGCTGATGTAGTTTATGAATTTCTTAAGAAGAACGGTCTGGACCTTATTTGCAGAGGTCATCAGGTAAATATTCTTATTCATTGTGTATAGCTCGATTGTCATTACTCGTTGTTAGAGACCACATATTTATTGCTTTTCTGAGAGTTGTTCGTTCCATGAAACTTAAACCAGCTGCTATAACCATGTAAATagtttagagggtgtttggaTTTGCGTTTCGGGAATGATTATATTTTGGTCGTATGAATCAAGTTATCAGTATCTTCTAAAGATAAACTAAAGTTATCAGTTTACTTCCATTTACAAACCTCTCTCTTCACGAACTTATCATTTTGTGTTATAAAAACCTGTTAATTCCTTAAAACTGGAATTTGACGCAATATCAAACATCTTCTACATTCTATTTTATTAtacatatataataatatatataataagtaGGTTAGAATCATGTATATTACCTGGTTTGAGTAAATGTAagtaataataaaaaagttatgtcTCTAAAAATGTGTATTGCTCGGATTGAATGAACGCATGTAATACATCAACATGGCTATCAAATAACATTATAAAGATAATTTGATACTTTATTTAGATAATCCGGCTTTAATTTTAATGTCCCAAGTTATATTATTAATTTAATTATAAGTACTTGTACATGttatttgatactttattagcaattattgtttatatccaaataatatattttatataattaaGCTGGTATGCTCGGGTCAAATTGTCGATGCTTTTTTGCTCGGATTATTTATTGACTATCTTAATAATGTGTATAAAGAAAAAATTATTATTCAATGTATTTTGTGGTGTCATATACACTAATATGATAACCTGAATTAGATTTTAgttaaattattatttaatgttACTATTTAAGAGTGAGgaggcaccagagagtgacacgtgtccaaaaagattttcatttataaGATGATAAGAAGATTATCCGATTCTGGTTATTTTTTTGGATTAGATTTTGGTTATTCATTAGAAGTAATCATTTTTAAAATGGGCTCCATACACCGCCTTAATGTCGCTAACTTTTGTAAGAAATCTTAATAATGCGCAAATTTGAGCATGCAACTCAGC contains the following coding sequences:
- the LOC110890492 gene encoding serine/threonine-protein phosphatase PP1 isozyme 9, yielding MMKIENMMEKKVLEDIIRRLLEGKGGKQVQLSESEIRQLCINARQIFLSQPILLHLRAPIRICGDIHGQYQDLLRLFEYGGYPPSANYLFLGDYVDRGKHSLETICLLLAYKIRYPDKVFLLRGNHEDPKINRVYGFYDECKRRFNVRLWKIFTECFNCLPIAALVDEKILCMHGGLSPELENLSQIEEIERPTEIPDNGLLCDLLWSDPTQTEGWSDSDRGVSCTFGADVVYEFLKKNGLDLICRGHQVVEDGYEFFAQRRLVTIFSAPNYGGEFDNAGALLSVDESLMCSFEILKPLDNLQKPGTSKGPLKKPPKLGTA